A window of the Streptomyces formicae genome harbors these coding sequences:
- the pruA gene encoding L-glutamate gamma-semialdehyde dehydrogenase, giving the protein MDAVTQVPAPVNEPVHGYAPGSPERARLEAKLKELAENPIDLPMTIGGQKRMGGGEEFKVVQPHNHQAVIGTFRGATQQDAQDAIDAALAAAPAWRAMSFDDRAAIILRAAELLAGPWRETLAASTMLGQSKTAQQAEIDTPCELVDFWRFNVKYARDLLAEQPPANSPGVWNRLDHRPLEGFVYAITPFNFTAIAGNLPTAPALMGNVVVWKPSPTQTHAAVLLMQLLEEAGLPKGVINLVTGDGIAVSEVALEHPMLAGIHFTGSTRTFQHLWKTVGNNIEKYRSYPRIVGETGGKDFVVAHPSADRAVLKTALTRGSFEFQGQKCSASSRAYIPASIWNSGFKEEFAAEVDGITMGDVTDLSNFIGAVIDERAFAKNKAAIDRAKQDPSCTVVAGGTYDDSVGYFVRPTVIECTDAENEVFTTEYFGPILAVHVYEDDKYEEMLEQMESVSAYALTGSIIAGDRAAAADAMEKLRYAAGNFYINDKSTGAVVGQQPFGGGRASGTNDKAGAPQNLMRWTLTRAIKETLVAPTEYGYPHMG; this is encoded by the coding sequence ATGGACGCTGTGACCCAGGTCCCCGCCCCGGTCAACGAGCCGGTGCACGGCTACGCCCCCGGTTCGCCCGAGCGCGCCCGGCTGGAGGCCAAGCTCAAGGAGCTGGCCGAGAACCCCATCGACCTCCCGATGACCATCGGCGGTCAGAAGCGGATGGGTGGCGGCGAGGAGTTCAAGGTCGTCCAGCCGCACAACCACCAGGCCGTCATCGGCACCTTCCGCGGTGCCACGCAGCAGGACGCGCAGGACGCGATCGACGCCGCGCTCGCCGCCGCCCCGGCGTGGCGCGCCATGTCCTTCGACGACCGTGCCGCGATCATCCTGCGCGCCGCCGAGCTGCTGGCCGGCCCCTGGCGCGAGACGCTGGCCGCCTCCACCATGCTCGGCCAGTCGAAGACCGCGCAGCAGGCCGAGATCGACACCCCGTGCGAGCTCGTCGACTTCTGGCGCTTCAACGTCAAGTACGCCCGTGACCTGCTCGCCGAGCAGCCGCCGGCCAACTCCCCGGGTGTCTGGAACCGTCTCGACCACCGCCCGCTGGAGGGCTTCGTCTACGCGATCACGCCGTTCAACTTCACGGCCATCGCGGGCAACCTGCCCACCGCCCCCGCCCTCATGGGCAACGTCGTCGTCTGGAAGCCGTCCCCGACGCAGACCCACGCCGCCGTGCTGCTGATGCAGCTCCTGGAGGAGGCGGGCCTGCCCAAGGGCGTCATCAACCTGGTGACGGGCGACGGCATCGCCGTCTCCGAGGTGGCCCTCGAACACCCGATGCTGGCCGGTATCCACTTCACCGGCTCGACCAGGACCTTCCAGCACCTGTGGAAGACGGTCGGCAACAACATCGAGAAGTACCGCTCCTACCCGCGCATCGTCGGCGAGACGGGCGGCAAGGACTTCGTCGTCGCCCACCCGAGCGCCGACCGTGCCGTCCTGAAGACCGCGCTGACGCGTGGTTCCTTCGAGTTCCAGGGCCAGAAGTGCTCCGCGTCCTCGCGTGCGTACATCCCGGCGTCCATCTGGAACTCCGGGTTCAAGGAGGAGTTCGCGGCCGAGGTCGACGGCATCACGATGGGTGACGTCACCGATCTGTCGAACTTCATCGGCGCCGTCATCGACGAGCGTGCCTTCGCCAAGAACAAGGCCGCGATCGACCGCGCCAAGCAGGACCCGAGCTGCACGGTCGTCGCGGGCGGCACCTACGACGACTCGGTCGGCTACTTCGTCCGCCCGACGGTGATCGAGTGCACCGACGCGGAGAACGAGGTCTTCACGACCGAGTACTTCGGCCCGATCCTCGCCGTGCACGTCTACGAGGACGACAAGTACGAGGAGATGCTGGAGCAGATGGAGTCGGTGTCGGCGTACGCGCTGACCGGCTCGATCATCGCCGGCGACCGTGCCGCCGCGGCCGACGCGATGGAGAAGCTCCGCTACGCCGCGGGCAACTTCTACATCAACGACAAGTCGACCGGCGCCGTCGTCGGCCAGCAGCCCTTCGGCGGCGGCCGCGCCTCCGGTACGAACGACAAGGCGGGCGCCCCGCAGAACCTGATGCGCTGGACGCTGACCCGCGCGATCAAGGAGACGCTGGTCGCGCCGACCGAGTACGGCTACCCGCACATGGGCTGA
- the ilvC gene encoding ketol-acid reductoisomerase yields MAELFYDDDADLSIIQGRKVAVIGYGSQGHAHALSLRDSGVDVRVGLHEGSKSKAKAEEQGLRVVTPSEAAAEADVIMILVPDPIQAQVYEESIKDNLKDGDALFFGHGLNIRFGFIKPPAGVDVAMVAPKGPGHLVRRQYEEGRGVPCIAAVEQDASGSAFALALSYAKGIGGTRAGVIKTTFTEETETDLFGEQAVLCGGTAALVKAGFETLVEAGYQPEIAYFECLHELKLIVDLMYEGGLEKMRWSVSETAEWGDYVTGPRIITDQTKAEMKKVLAEIQDGTFAKNWMDEYHGGLKKYNEYKKQDEDHLLETTGKELRKLMSWVDNEEA; encoded by the coding sequence GTGGCCGAGCTGTTCTACGACGACGACGCCGACCTGTCCATCATCCAGGGCCGCAAGGTCGCGGTGATCGGCTACGGCAGCCAGGGCCACGCCCACGCGCTGTCGCTCCGTGACTCCGGTGTGGACGTCCGCGTCGGTCTGCACGAGGGGTCCAAGTCCAAGGCCAAGGCCGAGGAGCAGGGCCTGCGCGTGGTGACGCCGTCGGAGGCCGCCGCCGAGGCCGACGTCATCATGATCCTGGTTCCGGACCCGATCCAGGCCCAGGTGTACGAGGAGTCGATCAAGGACAACCTGAAGGACGGCGACGCCCTCTTCTTCGGCCACGGCCTGAACATCCGCTTCGGCTTCATCAAGCCGCCGGCCGGTGTCGACGTCGCCATGGTCGCCCCCAAGGGCCCGGGCCACCTGGTCCGCCGCCAGTACGAGGAGGGCCGCGGCGTTCCCTGCATCGCCGCCGTCGAGCAGGACGCCTCCGGCAGCGCCTTCGCGCTGGCGCTCTCGTACGCCAAGGGCATCGGCGGCACCCGCGCCGGCGTCATCAAGACCACCTTCACCGAGGAGACCGAGACCGACCTCTTCGGTGAGCAGGCCGTCCTGTGCGGTGGCACCGCCGCGCTGGTGAAGGCGGGCTTCGAGACGCTGGTCGAGGCGGGCTACCAGCCGGAGATCGCGTACTTCGAGTGCCTCCACGAGCTGAAGCTGATCGTGGACCTCATGTACGAGGGCGGTCTGGAGAAGATGCGCTGGTCGGTCTCCGAGACCGCCGAGTGGGGCGACTACGTCACCGGCCCCCGCATCATCACGGACCAGACCAAGGCCGAGATGAAGAAGGTCCTCGCCGAGATCCAGGACGGCACGTTCGCCAAGAACTGGATGGACGAGTACCACGGCGGTCTGAAGAAGTACAACGAGTACAAGAAGCAGGACGAGGACCACCTGCTCGAGACCACCGGCAAGGAGCTGCGCAAGCTCATGAGCTGGGTCGACAACGAGGAGGCGTAA
- the serA gene encoding phosphoglycerate dehydrogenase, translating into MSTATRKPVVLIAEELSPATVDALGPDFEIRHCDGGDRAQLIPAIADVDAILIRSATKVDAEAVAAASRLKVVARAGVGLDNVDVAAATKAGVMVVNAPTSNIVTAAELACGLLVATARNIPQANAALKNGEWKRSKYTGVELSEKTLGVVGLGRIGVLVAQRMSAFGMKIVAYDPYVQPARAAQMGVKLLTLDELLAVSDFITVHLPKTPETLGLIGDEALHKVKPSVRIVNAARGGIVDEEALASALKEGRVAGAGLDVYAKEPCTDSPLFQFDQVVSTPHLGASTDEAQEKAGVSVARSVRLALAGELVPDAVNVQGGVIAEDVRPGLPLAEKLGRIFTALAGEVAIRLDVEVYGEITQHDVKVLELSALKGVFEDVVDETVSYVNAPLFAQERGVEVRLTTSSESPDHRNVVTVRGTLANGEEVAVSGTLAGPKHLQKIVAVGDYDVDLALADHMVVLRYEDRPGVVGTVGRILGEAGLNIAGMQVSRQEEGGEAVVVLTVDDTVPQSVLSEIAAEIGATSARSVNLTD; encoded by the coding sequence GTGAGCACTGCGACCCGTAAACCCGTTGTACTCATTGCCGAAGAGCTGTCGCCCGCGACGGTGGACGCGCTCGGTCCGGACTTCGAGATCCGGCACTGCGACGGCGGGGACCGCGCCCAGCTGATCCCCGCGATCGCGGACGTGGACGCGATCCTCATCCGCTCCGCCACCAAGGTCGACGCCGAGGCGGTCGCGGCCGCGAGCCGGCTCAAGGTCGTCGCCCGCGCGGGCGTCGGTCTGGACAACGTGGACGTCGCCGCCGCCACCAAGGCGGGCGTGATGGTCGTCAACGCCCCGACGTCCAACATCGTGACCGCCGCCGAGCTCGCCTGCGGCCTCCTGGTCGCCACCGCGCGGAACATCCCGCAGGCCAACGCCGCGCTGAAGAACGGCGAGTGGAAGCGCTCGAAGTACACGGGCGTGGAGCTCAGCGAGAAGACCCTCGGCGTCGTCGGCCTCGGCCGGATCGGCGTCCTGGTCGCCCAGCGGATGTCCGCCTTCGGTATGAAGATCGTCGCGTACGACCCGTACGTACAGCCCGCGCGCGCCGCGCAGATGGGCGTCAAGCTGCTCACGCTGGACGAGCTCCTCGCGGTCTCGGACTTCATCACCGTCCACCTCCCCAAGACCCCCGAGACGCTCGGTCTCATCGGCGACGAGGCGCTGCACAAGGTCAAGCCGTCCGTCCGCATCGTCAACGCGGCGCGCGGCGGCATCGTCGACGAGGAGGCGCTGGCCTCCGCCCTCAAGGAGGGCCGGGTCGCGGGCGCGGGCCTCGACGTGTACGCCAAGGAGCCGTGCACCGACTCCCCGCTCTTCCAGTTCGACCAGGTCGTCAGCACCCCGCACCTCGGCGCCTCCACGGACGAGGCCCAGGAGAAGGCCGGTGTCTCCGTCGCCAGGTCGGTGCGCCTCGCGCTCGCCGGTGAGCTGGTGCCGGACGCGGTCAACGTCCAGGGCGGGGTCATCGCCGAGGACGTCCGCCCGGGCCTGCCACTCGCCGAGAAGCTGGGCCGGATCTTCACCGCGCTGGCGGGCGAGGTCGCGATCCGGCTCGACGTCGAGGTGTACGGCGAGATCACCCAGCACGATGTGAAGGTGCTCGAACTCTCCGCGCTGAAGGGCGTGTTCGAGGACGTGGTCGACGAGACCGTGTCGTACGTCAACGCGCCGCTGTTCGCGCAGGAGCGGGGCGTCGAGGTCCGCCTCACCACCAGCTCGGAATCCCCGGACCACCGCAATGTGGTGACCGTGCGCGGCACCCTCGCGAACGGCGAGGAGGTCGCCGTCTCCGGCACGCTGGCCGGCCCCAAGCACCTGCAGAAGATCGTCGCCGTCGGTGACTACGACGTGGACCTGGCGCTCGCCGACCACATGGTCGTGCTGCGCTACGAGGACCGTCCGGGTGTCGTCGGCACCGTCGGCCGGATCCTCGGCGAGGCGGGGCTCAACATCGCCGGCATGCAGGTCTCGCGCCAGGAGGAGGGCGGCGAGGCGGTGGTCGTCCTGACCGTCGACGACACCGTTCCGCAGTCCGTGCTGAGTGAGATCGCCGCGGAGATCGGCGCGACGTCGGCCCGCTCGGTGAACCTGACCGACTGA
- a CDS encoding PucR family transcriptional regulator: MKGDYQELVDEISGLLDAPATLENRDFGLIAFGAHDSDDDTAMDPVRTRSILTRKSTPAVRAWFEGFGIARATGPVRIPAAPEAGVFRDRICLPVRHRGIVLGYVWLLDADPGPTHAKLAAAMEVTERIGGLLADEERAGSDLSREFRAVLTAERGPQYDMAVTALLSALGPTGDGLHAVMCVAPWPSGDAPSVRTVLGASALCTMPWPGSAGRGTHVDGSPAAGGQALAVLVRLRAADALTPAVAAATRLGAASGRGAVAGIALPRRGIGELNASWHEASSAARAALAQPRLGPVADWSSIGPYRLLTALPPAPSPDPAAGPLLTPAHTELARTAEVFLDCAGQAGRAASALGIHRQTLYYRLSRVEQLTGLDLDEGEDRLLLHMALKAARL; encoded by the coding sequence ATGAAGGGCGATTACCAGGAACTGGTGGACGAGATCTCCGGGCTGCTGGACGCCCCCGCGACCCTGGAGAACCGGGACTTCGGACTGATCGCCTTCGGTGCACACGACAGCGACGACGACACGGCGATGGACCCGGTCCGCACCCGCTCGATCCTGACCAGGAAGTCCACCCCGGCGGTACGCGCCTGGTTCGAGGGCTTCGGCATCGCCCGCGCGACCGGTCCCGTACGGATCCCGGCGGCCCCGGAGGCCGGGGTCTTCCGCGACCGGATCTGCCTGCCGGTCCGCCACCGCGGGATCGTCCTCGGATACGTCTGGCTCCTCGACGCCGACCCGGGCCCCACCCACGCCAAGCTGGCCGCGGCCATGGAGGTGACCGAGCGGATCGGCGGGCTGCTCGCGGACGAGGAGCGGGCGGGGTCCGACCTCTCGCGGGAGTTCCGCGCAGTGCTCACGGCCGAGCGGGGCCCGCAGTACGACATGGCCGTCACCGCCCTCCTCTCGGCGCTGGGACCGACCGGCGATGGCCTCCACGCGGTGATGTGCGTGGCGCCGTGGCCGTCGGGTGACGCGCCCTCGGTACGTACGGTGCTGGGGGCATCGGCGCTGTGCACCATGCCCTGGCCGGGCTCCGCGGGCAGGGGAACCCACGTGGACGGCTCCCCCGCAGCCGGGGGGCAGGCGCTCGCCGTACTGGTCCGGCTGCGGGCCGCCGACGCGCTCACGCCCGCCGTCGCCGCCGCGACCCGCTTGGGCGCCGCCTCCGGCCGGGGGGCCGTCGCGGGCATCGCGCTCCCCCGCCGCGGCATCGGCGAGCTCAACGCCTCCTGGCACGAGGCCAGCTCCGCCGCCCGCGCCGCCCTCGCCCAGCCGCGGCTCGGCCCGGTCGCCGACTGGTCCTCGATCGGCCCGTACCGCCTGCTCACCGCACTGCCGCCGGCCCCGTCCCCCGACCCTGCGGCCGGGCCCCTGCTGACCCCGGCGCACACCGAACTCGCCCGCACGGCCGAGGTGTTCCTCGACTGCGCCGGCCAGGCCGGCCGTGCGGCGTCGGCCCTCGGCATCCACCGCCAGACGCTCTACTACCGGCTCTCACGTGTCGAACAGCTGACCGGACTCGATCTGGACGAGGGCGAGGACCGGCTGCTGCTCCACATGGCCCTCAAGGCCGCCCGGCTCTAG
- a CDS encoding proline dehydrogenase family protein — MLGPVILAASRSDKMRRLVSAAPVTKPVVNRFIPGETVDQVVPIVTDLTGSGLEVTLDVVGEDITTPEQATAARDAYLELIERLKPLGLGTKAEMSVKLSMFGQALENGHELALANVRPVVEAAAAIGTTVTLDAEDHTTLDSMFAIHEELRKDFPQTGCVIQAYLFRTEEDARRLAANGSRVRIVKGAYKEPASVAYQDKTEIDKAYVRILRILMEGEGYPMIGSHDPRLIAITQELARRAGRKMDEYEFQMLYGIRSDEHLRLAAEGHRMRVYTAYGTDWYGYFMRRLAEKPANLLFFVRSMITKN, encoded by the coding sequence GTGCTGGGTCCCGTGATCCTCGCCGCGTCGCGCAGCGACAAGATGCGCCGTCTTGTTTCCGCGGCCCCGGTGACCAAGCCGGTCGTCAACCGGTTCATCCCCGGTGAGACGGTCGACCAGGTCGTCCCGATCGTCACGGACCTCACCGGCAGCGGGCTGGAAGTCACCCTGGACGTCGTCGGCGAGGACATCACCACGCCGGAGCAGGCGACCGCGGCGCGCGACGCCTACCTGGAGCTGATCGAGCGGCTGAAGCCGCTCGGCCTCGGCACGAAGGCCGAGATGTCGGTCAAGCTCTCGATGTTCGGCCAGGCGCTGGAGAACGGCCACGAGCTGGCTCTCGCGAACGTCCGCCCGGTCGTCGAGGCCGCCGCCGCCATCGGCACCACGGTCACGCTCGACGCCGAGGACCACACCACCCTCGACTCGATGTTCGCCATCCACGAGGAGCTGCGGAAGGACTTCCCGCAGACCGGCTGCGTCATCCAGGCGTACCTCTTCCGCACCGAGGAGGACGCCCGCCGCCTCGCCGCGAACGGCAGCCGCGTGCGCATCGTGAAGGGCGCCTACAAGGAGCCCGCCTCCGTCGCGTACCAGGACAAGACAGAGATCGACAAGGCGTACGTCCGCATCCTCAGGATCCTGATGGAGGGCGAGGGCTACCCGATGATCGGGTCCCACGACCCGCGGCTCATCGCCATCACCCAGGAGCTCGCGCGCCGCGCCGGGCGCAAGATGGATGAGTACGAGTTCCAGATGCTGTACGGCATCCGCAGCGACGAGCACCTCCGGCTGGCCGCCGAGGGCCACCGGATGCGCGTCTACACGGCGTACGGCACGGACTGGTACGGCTACTTCATGCGCCGCCTCGCCGAGAAGCCGGCGAACCTGCTCTTCTTCGTACGCTCGATGATCACCAAGAACTGA
- a CDS encoding acetolactate synthase large subunit: MPMTEQATGAHHPQPRARTGGQPSATPEHVTGAQSLIRSLEEVGADTVFGIPGGAILPAYDPLMDSTRVRHILVRHEQGAGHAATGYAQATGKVGVCMATSGPGATNLVTPIADAHMDSVPLVAITGQVASRAIGTDAFQEADICGITMPITKHNFLVTKAEDIPRTIAEAFHIASTGRPGPVLVDIAKDALQAQTVFSWPPQTDLPGYRPVTKPHSKQIREAAKLITQAKRPVLYVGGGVLKARATAELKVLAELTNAPVTTTLMALGAFPDSHPLHVGMPGMHGAVTAVTALQKADLIVALGARFDDRVTGKLDSFAPYAKIVHADIDPAEIGKNRAADVPIVGDAREVIADLVQAVQAEHSEGNTGDYSAWWQDLNRWRETYPLGYDLPEDGSLSPQQVIQRIGQLAPEGTVYAAGVGQHQMWAAHFIDYEKPATWLNSGGAGTMGYAVPAAMGAKAGMPDRTVWAIDGDGCFQMTNQELVTCALNDIPIKVAIINNGALGMVRQWQTLFYNERYSSTVLHADETGHHTTGSQVGASQAPRKGTRVPDFVKLSEAMGCVALRCEDPADLDKVIAEANAINDRPVVVDFIVHEDAMVWPMVAAGTSNDEVMAARGVRPDFGDNEDD; this comes from the coding sequence ATGCCGATGACCGAGCAGGCCACCGGGGCCCACCATCCGCAGCCGCGGGCCCGCACCGGCGGACAGCCCTCCGCCACCCCTGAGCACGTCACGGGCGCGCAGTCCCTCATCCGCTCTCTCGAGGAAGTCGGGGCCGACACGGTGTTCGGCATCCCCGGCGGCGCCATCCTCCCCGCGTACGACCCGCTGATGGACTCCACCCGGGTCCGCCACATCCTGGTCCGTCACGAGCAGGGAGCCGGCCACGCCGCCACCGGCTACGCGCAGGCCACCGGCAAGGTGGGCGTGTGCATGGCGACCTCCGGCCCCGGCGCCACCAACCTGGTCACCCCGATCGCCGACGCCCACATGGACTCCGTCCCGCTGGTCGCGATCACCGGCCAGGTCGCCAGCAGGGCCATCGGTACGGACGCCTTCCAGGAGGCGGACATCTGCGGCATCACGATGCCGATCACCAAGCACAACTTCCTGGTCACCAAGGCCGAGGACATCCCGCGGACGATCGCCGAGGCGTTCCACATCGCCTCCACCGGCCGCCCCGGACCGGTCCTCGTCGACATCGCCAAGGACGCCCTCCAGGCGCAGACCGTCTTCAGCTGGCCGCCGCAGACCGACCTCCCCGGCTACCGGCCGGTCACCAAGCCGCACTCCAAGCAGATCCGCGAGGCCGCGAAGCTGATCACGCAGGCCAAGCGCCCCGTGCTGTACGTCGGCGGCGGTGTCCTCAAGGCCCGCGCCACCGCCGAGCTGAAGGTCCTCGCGGAGCTCACCAACGCCCCCGTCACCACCACCCTGATGGCGCTGGGCGCGTTCCCCGACAGCCACCCGCTGCACGTGGGAATGCCGGGCATGCACGGTGCGGTCACCGCCGTCACCGCGCTGCAGAAGGCCGACCTGATCGTCGCCCTCGGCGCCCGCTTCGACGACCGCGTCACCGGAAAGCTGGACAGCTTCGCCCCGTACGCCAAGATCGTCCACGCCGACATCGACCCGGCCGAGATCGGCAAGAACCGCGCCGCGGACGTCCCGATCGTCGGTGACGCCCGCGAGGTCATCGCCGATCTGGTCCAGGCCGTCCAGGCCGAGCACAGCGAGGGCAACACCGGCGACTACAGCGCCTGGTGGCAGGATCTCAACCGCTGGCGCGAGACCTACCCGCTCGGCTACGACCTGCCGGAAGACGGCAGCCTCTCGCCGCAGCAGGTCATCCAGCGCATCGGCCAGCTCGCCCCCGAGGGCACCGTCTACGCGGCCGGCGTCGGCCAGCACCAGATGTGGGCCGCCCACTTCATCGACTACGAGAAGCCGGCCACCTGGCTGAACTCCGGCGGCGCCGGGACCATGGGCTACGCCGTCCCGGCCGCGATGGGCGCCAAGGCCGGCATGCCGGACCGTACGGTCTGGGCGATCGACGGTGACGGCTGCTTCCAGATGACCAACCAGGAACTGGTCACCTGCGCGCTCAACGACATCCCCATCAAGGTCGCGATCATCAACAACGGCGCGCTCGGCATGGTCCGCCAGTGGCAGACGCTCTTCTACAACGAGCGCTACTCCAGCACCGTGCTGCACGCCGACGAGACCGGCCACCACACGACCGGCTCCCAGGTCGGCGCGAGCCAGGCGCCCCGCAAGGGCACCCGCGTCCCGGACTTCGTGAAGCTGTCCGAGGCCATGGGCTGTGTCGCCCTGCGCTGTGAGGACCCCGCCGACCTGGACAAGGTCATCGCCGAGGCCAACGCGATCAACGACCGCCCGGTCGTGGTCGACTTCATCGTCCACGAGGACGCCATGGTGTGGCCGATGGTCGCCGCCGGCACCTCCAACGACGAGGTCATGGCCGCCCGCGGGGTCCGCCCCGACTTCGGCGACAACGAAGACGACTGA
- a CDS encoding S1 family peptidase, which yields MRRTTRARTGLSALLVAGSLGLGAAPAGAAPEPTPSPLPLNALNTQVERQLGTDSAGTYLDRATGKLVVTVTTDAAAERVRAAGATPKRVQRSAARLEAVMAALESRAKITGTSWGIDPRTNQIAVEADESVSARDLARLHRVADSLDGAVRITRIPGTFHREVAGGDAIYGGGYRCSAAFNVSAGSNRYFVTAGHCTNLSANWAAASGGPAIGVREGTSFPTNDYGIVRYTDGSAPSGHVNLYNGSYQDITSAADAVVGQSIQKSGSTTKVTSGTVTAVNVTVNYSDGPVYNMVRTTACSAGGDSGGAHFAGSVALGIHSGSSGCTGTNGSAIHQPVREALAAYGVNVY from the coding sequence ATGAGACGCACCACCCGTGCGCGCACAGGTCTTTCCGCCCTGCTCGTGGCCGGTTCGCTCGGGCTGGGTGCCGCCCCCGCCGGCGCCGCGCCCGAGCCGACCCCCTCCCCTCTCCCGCTCAACGCGCTGAACACCCAGGTCGAACGGCAGCTGGGCACCGACAGCGCCGGCACCTACCTCGACCGGGCGACCGGAAAGCTCGTCGTCACCGTCACCACGGACGCCGCCGCCGAACGCGTCCGCGCGGCAGGCGCGACCCCGAAGCGGGTGCAGCGCAGCGCCGCCCGGCTGGAGGCGGTCATGGCTGCGCTGGAGTCCCGCGCGAAGATCACCGGTACCTCCTGGGGCATCGACCCCCGCACCAACCAGATCGCCGTGGAGGCGGACGAGTCGGTCTCGGCCCGCGACCTGGCCCGGCTGCACCGGGTCGCCGACTCGCTCGACGGCGCCGTACGCATCACCCGCATACCCGGCACCTTCCACCGCGAGGTGGCGGGCGGCGACGCCATCTACGGCGGCGGCTACCGCTGTTCGGCCGCCTTCAACGTCTCCGCGGGCTCGAACCGCTACTTCGTCACCGCCGGCCACTGCACCAATCTGAGCGCCAACTGGGCGGCCGCGTCCGGAGGTCCGGCGATCGGCGTCCGCGAGGGCACCAGCTTCCCGACCAACGACTACGGCATCGTCCGCTACACCGACGGCTCGGCCCCGTCCGGCCACGTGAACCTCTACAACGGCAGCTACCAGGACATCACGTCCGCGGCCGACGCCGTCGTGGGCCAGTCGATCCAGAAGAGCGGCTCGACCACCAAGGTGACCAGCGGCACGGTCACCGCCGTCAACGTGACGGTCAACTACAGCGACGGCCCCGTCTACAACATGGTCCGTACGACCGCCTGCTCCGCCGGCGGCGACAGCGGCGGCGCCCACTTCGCCGGCTCGGTCGCCCTCGGCATCCACTCGGGCAGCTCCGGCTGCACGGGGACGAACGGCTCCGCCATCCACCAGCCGGTGCGGGAGGCGCTGGCCGCGTACGGCGTGAACGTGTACTGA
- the ilvN gene encoding acetolactate synthase small subunit, with amino-acid sequence MSKHTLSVLVENTPGILARIAALFSRRGFNIDSLAVGVTEHPDISRITIVVNVEDLPLEQVTKQLNKLVNVLKIVELEPSAAIQRELVLVKVRADNETRSQIVEIVQLFRAKTVDVSPEAVTIEATGSSDKLDAMLKMLEQFGVKELVQSGTIAIGRGARSITDRSLRALDRSA; translated from the coding sequence ATGTCCAAGCACACGCTCTCCGTCCTGGTGGAGAACACCCCGGGCATCCTCGCCAGGATCGCCGCCCTGTTCTCCCGTCGCGGCTTCAACATCGACTCGCTCGCCGTCGGCGTCACCGAGCACCCCGACATCTCCCGCATCACCATCGTGGTCAATGTCGAGGACCTGCCGCTGGAGCAGGTGACCAAGCAGCTCAACAAGCTGGTCAACGTCCTGAAGATCGTCGAACTCGAGCCCAGCGCCGCGATCCAGCGCGAGCTCGTCCTGGTGAAGGTCCGCGCCGACAACGAGACGCGCTCCCAGATCGTCGAGATCGTCCAGCTCTTCCGCGCCAAGACCGTGGACGTCTCACCCGAGGCCGTCACCATCGAAGCCACCGGTTCGAGTGACAAGCTGGACGCCATGCTGAAGATGCTGGAGCAGTTCGGCGTCAAGGAGCTCGTCCAGTCCGGCACGATCGCCATAGGGCGCGGTGCTCGGTCCATCACGGACCGCAGCCTGCGAGCCCTCGACCGCAGCGCGTAA